The DNA region ACTGCAGATCCATCGTCGTGATGCTTTCAATGTAAAGCCGGAACAACTACTCTCAGAAAGCCATCTCGAGTAAAAtacctccacctcaacagcaatCATTGCCTCCATCAATTCCGCCCTCGAATATGATGACTTCATACCAAGAACCAACAGTTGCGATAGGGCTCAACTCTCATACCAAAATGCTGTGAATGACCCAAAACATGCGGCAAACCCCGACTGCTGTGCTGAATACAGTTACAAGAAGGAACCACAGAGCTCAACTTCAAGATGTCTAGTGATAGCATCCGATAAACGCCTCATCTCAACCTCTGTTCTATTTGGTCCGTTTGGAGCCAGATTGTAATCGTCAATCGAACGCTTGGTGGCAACCCATCAATCGATGcgtggcggggttgatgaggatggaaaTGGTGATGCACTGCGTCTTCtctcgccttcttttcgCAGACTTTCGATAATGTTCATCATCTCTTTTCGACCGCTGCGGCTGTCGACCGCTTTGCCGGCCATCGACATTGACACCTTTTCAGTAGCGTTGGCGTTGAGCAACTTCTTGATCAGGAGATGCCTCATAAGAATACAGACGTAGACGCCGCAGTCGCTGCTATTCTCCTGCTGTGGGCAGTCGTTCATCTGGTAAAACCGTAGAGCCTGGCCCAAAACCTTACTTAGCCGATCGGTGCACTTTTGGGCTTCGTAATAATTCGCGCCACCCAGCGAGTCGTAGTGAAACGCAACACCATCGATTTTGGACACCAGGAGCAACGACCAGTGAGAGCCGAGGTCGGATCTGGTGCTGTCGCGTGCGTCGTTGACTGGAAGAAAGATATGTGTGATCTGGTCAAAGTTTGGCAGGGCGCTTGCTATACTCCTGACGTCGCTTGATTGCATCATCAGGAACGTCATGCTGGGACGAAGCAGGACGATCTTCGCCTCGGGGTACTTGATGAGGACCTCCCGTTCGAGCCATCTAAACCACATGTTAGAGACGCGGTGTttcggggggaggggggaagctTGGTGACTGTTGGGAGCTTCAACAGaaccctcttcaccctctaGACGTACTCTTCCCAGAAGGCAATGTTCTACGATCATGTTAGCTTGGTCCAGCACAACAGCGCCAGCAGATACATACATTATCTGTCAGCCAGTCGTTTCGGAGGGACCTAACATCCTCCGTCGTCACTAGAGCCTCAGTTAGATCTGGTTTGCTTGCCATaagagatggaaaagtcGCAAAGTTTGGAAAACGTACGGCAGATGTCATAGTCTGGTTGGGATGGATTGTTAGCAGGAGAACATACCACGATGGGAGCAAGATAGAAGCACTTACATGATAGATACTGGGTTGAGCCCGATCCCAGCTGTGCATTGGTCAGTCTCCGTGAGGTCCTGGTAGAGTATCGAGAGATAGTAGCTGGACTGCTCGCACGCGCACTGCTTCGGCCCTTGGTCGTAGCAGTGCGAAGAGAAGACATGTCGGGCTTCTTGATCCTGGGCTCGACTTTCCCGGGTTGTCTGCCCTGTCTGCTCTTGGtgcgggggttggttgtgagACGGAGATGGAATTTTTGGGCCTTGGATTTTGTACTGGCCATCCCCGTGACCCGGGAACTGGGGGGAGAAAATGTTGATAAAGAAGGGGAAGTTCTGCTCACAGTATCCCCGAAACGCCTGGCCATGCTGTTTCGGAATCCCATGATCCTGGAAGAACGGGGTCCGCGCGACGGAGAAGAGCTGGTTGAAATAGATTCTGGGTCAGGTGAAGTTGACGCCGTTCGGCGGGGCTGGCCGGAGCTCCTTGAACCGCGGTAGGACTGGGAGGGCAGCGACGGGGAGGGGCTTCGCGAACGGAGCGATGAGGGGGGTAATACCGGTAGGGCGAGAGAGATGTCACTAGCgccgtcgaggagaagctgttCACGGGTTGCGCGAGTGTGGTAGAGGAGTCGCGACACGTTGAAGCGTAGGGTGTACCAGTCAAAGGCAGCCGGGGGTTGCGAGGTCTTCGGTCTTCCGGCGCGGTGTTAACGACTACAGATTGTTATATACGAACAGACAATGCTAGCGCGATCTTCAAATGAATACGGAGTAGAGCGCGCGGTCAATGCGGACTGTGGGGTTGGCCAGAGAGCAAGAATTGCGCAGGCAGAAATCACAAACGATGTAGAATCGAGTCTCGAAGTTTTGACGGGGTGCGGGCAGTGTGGGCTGCGGGACCGACCTTATAGAGACCCCGCAGTTTTGTGGTGACTTACACGCACCTTTGAAGGCCAGCCATCGTGGCAGTGCGCTAGCCAAAATGCCCGTCACAGGCCGCCGCCTGTCGATGCTGTCTTGTCTCCAGCGCAGGGCTTTCCGCGATTCCACAAACACTTTCTGGCTTCCTCTGGTCGGTGGTTTTTTTGTCCTCGTCGTGCAAAAGGACACTTCCGGCTTCCCTCCAGATATCTCTTTACTCCCGAGTCTCAAGTCTTCAGGTTCTGGAGTCGGGCGCAAAAATGATCGCAACTGTCAGATGCTCAGATGCTCAAAGAGAAAGACGTCACCAAGCGATCTTGCCCGCGCTTGGCATGCCAAGCAGTTGCAGACAGAGATCAAGGACCGTGCCACGCCTGGGATGGCCGCCCGGGTGAATCTTGTGAAGACAACACACGTCACAGCCCACGTCGCGAGGCTGAACCGACCAAGTGTTTGAATGTGAAGTATCAGAGATGTGGTTGTCATTCAGAATCTGGACATTCGGAAGTCGTGAGAGGAGCATTTGGTATAAGGTATTCGGAGCTGGACTCGCAAACGTGAAGGCACGCAATGTCCAGAGccaaggttgttgttgtttgtcgATGGGAAACAGCAATGAAGGAAACGGCAACGTATCCAAAACCTTATCAGGCTTATGCCTCGGTGTCAACACTTCGCCGGTAACTTTGTGCAGCTGTCAAGTGTGCCCTAATCATGAAGGCGTAAGCCTCTTCACATGGGAACCTGTCTGActcccagcaacaaacagTTCTAGCCGGACGAAAAACCAAAACACAATGTTTGGCTACCTAGAGATGGAATTGAGAGTATCAATATAGGTATGAAGGCTATAATCCTATTGTTCATCTTCAGGACACCACATAGCTATCATTTGCGGTGACTGGGCTTGACTGGGAACTCCAGGGAATGAATGATATTAGACTCTCGCCTTCACAGTCCCAGCAGCCATACTGTGCGCCTCGTCGGTTTTTTATTCACTCATTCATTTTACGGAGGTGAAGATGTGTATTCACACGTGATGCGGGTCTTTGGGAGCGTCTTGGGGAGGCATTCTGGAGCAGCTAACTGTATGTGTTGCTCCCATTCCCTCGTCGGTGCTATTCAACTGAGCCTGACGAATAGCTTCAATTGGAGCAACAGCCATGTTCACTGCAGATTCAAGTTGCTCCCAGCAAAGCCCCAAGTGAATCAAGCTCACAGCCAGGCTCCTCAATCTGAAAGTACTATAAAGTGTGTCTTCTTCTCTGTGCCACTTGGCAAGcccatccatcctctccccattCAACTACCGTCTTCACCGTTAGCACTGAATGACCCAAATCACGATACAGAAACGATCCATTCATCAAACTACCATCGAAATGTCATCTACGTTCCTCTCTCGCAGTGCCCTTTCGGCCATCCGCCCAGCGAGCAACCAACCAGTCACCTCTCTTCCCAGCCTTAGAAGACTCAACTGTGTTACCATGGGTTTTGACGATGTCAAGAGATGGAAAGAGTGGAAAGCGAAGGAACTTTTGGTGCCCAATTCCCAGGACAATGTCTTCCACTTGAAGATCTACTCTCCCATCAACAAAAGCCAGGTGTGGAACATCGACTATTCTGGTGTGTCTACCagacctccgcctcctcctcaacaggCATCTGCTCGCCTTCTCGTATCACCACTCCCGGCCAAAGTCCCTGTTCGCCGCCTGAGGGTTCCGAAGCAATTCTTGTCATATTATTATGAGTCACCGACTGGCGGGGGATCATCTACACCACAAAGATCTTTTTTCTCCACCACGTCCCAGTACATCACCTTTGAGACGCTCAAATCAGTCGAGAAAGGAGGCAAGGTCGACTCCCATTCCGCCAAAGTCAAGAGCTCGTTGCGGAACAGAGTCCAGTCTCGCCCAAACACCGATGACGCGCAAGTTACAGGTACTCCCGACAACAAGCAAGACAAAGATGTCGATGCTGAGCTACCAGTCTTGCGATATATGCCATTCTTcctcggtgctggtggacCACTCTGAGTTTGCGAGGCTTTTGCCTAAGGGTTGCCTACCATGAAGTTTCATAATAAATGATTCATGGTTAGGGTGGAAAACTAGGAGTGTTGTGGCTGAAGGCCAAAGATTGGGATTGGTATCCTGTGGAGTTTGGTTGGGATGGAGTTATGGCTTTTCACCCAGATTTTACACTTATGAGCGAAGGCGTTCAGAGGACCAGCATTGTGTTTTCTTCAAACGGGATTTCGAGTTCATGGGGTAGGTCGGGCTACTTCAGTTCAGCCAAATAGAAGGAGAAGTAGTAAACCACATGCTGCTGGACGTACTGTTGAGGCTTGTGCATGAATTTGTGATAGTGATGAACTGGGCCCCAACAGGTCAGGGAAGGTTTCatcaaaaaagaaagactGCCTATGACAGCAAACATTTAAACCAGTAGAACACGAAGTAGtcaccctgcccacaaaataattgagaCACCAAATAAAGACCCCCTCTTCacacgtcctcctccccaaccacactCTCTAAGAGCCTAGGAAAATATTTTAAGGGTATAGTGCCACAGGCCTACTCCTGTTCAAAATTCGGAGGCCTTTGGCCACAGGACGGTTAAAATACGGTTGGTTAAAATTGGAGGTTCCTGTGTAAGTGACTGCGatttgggtggtttggtggctCGATTAAtttgtgggcagggtgggAGTATAAGACACTTCGCCACAGTCTTCCCCCATGTCAGCCCCTGGTATGTCCCTTTTGTGTCATCCGCTCTTATGGGGAGAGGAATGGGTTGGGGTACATTAGACAGTGCTGGGATTCTAAAGAAAATTGTCGACATCAAGCATCTATAATTGACCGGGTTAGCCAAAAAGTCATGAAGTTGCAGAATCGAACCTTCCAGGGATAAGCACCGATAGTACCAAGGCTTAGTCCGGAACATTGTTAATCGAGAGTATGTTAAAGATATTGCTACCGACTCATTGATTCAACCTCGCAACGTGACTGCCACAAATTGACAGAACCGGATTTTCTAAGGAAGTCTGAATCTATTCTCAATGCCTTAGTCATGGTAGAATAGGAAGTTGTTGGAGCTGGTGAAAGGTGGTTAAAGCTAGACGTTCATTAAGAGCATGCAGGAAATCCCGGATTTCTCTTACCATTGGTCATGAGGAGCTAACTGCCACAGATTTTGTGAGGACCAGGAGCTCACGGTGCTTCAACAGCCACAGGCACAAATACGTACGGCTGTCAGCCTGATAATCCTCCCGGAGATTTGAAAAATACGGCGACAAAGTCTCCGAGCCTCCAAACTGATGCTTTGTCATCGTGTTACTCGGAGTTGGGCTAAACCCGAATTCCAGAAAATAGGGTAGCGGACAACGGATGAACCTTCAGTGGAAATGGcaccaaacccccacaaATCCCGGCCCAGAAGATCCCTGCCAATTACGTGGGCACCGCTGTGCAACTCCAAAAGCTTCCGGTAAGCCTGGGCCGGCAGGGGACGGGACAGCGAGACAGTTCCTATATAAGCCACCCAGTGCTTGATTTGCCATCACCATTGTGAATTGCGccatccatcaaccacccaaacAGGTAATTAACTGTTGTGTAAAACCACCAACATGTCTCCAAaagcagcctcaacagccacagGCCCACTTGCGCCATCGAATCCGGAAACCAAAGAAGACACCGCTCTCTGGAGTTTGAAACATGTCCAAGTCCTCTGGTCCTGGGCCGCCAGACCATCCAAGCCAACATATCCTCCCATCTCCTCAATCCCACCCACGCCGGCCACCCGTCTCCTCGAAGCCGATGCCGTGCCCACAACCGGCGAGCCCTTCCCGACCGAGCCAATCCTCACGAGAAACGCCCACCATGAGCCCTTCAAATCCAATACTGTCCTCTACCTCGCCTATGGCTCCAACATGTGCTCAAAGACCTTCCTGGGCATGCGCGGCATCCGTCCCGTAAGCCAAATCAACGTATCCGCCCCTTCTCTCGACCTAACCTTTGACCTGCCCGGTCTCCCATATCGCGAACCATGTTTCGCCAACACCGCCCTGCGTAAACTCCCAGAACCTCCAAAACTGCCCCCCAAAGTCCCTGACATGCCCGACCTCCCTGACCCCCCAAAGATgccccctttctcttccaGCAATCGACAGCGCAGACCAATCAACTGGACCAAAGGCCTCGTCGGCGTAGTCTACGAAGTAACGGCAGAAGACTACGccaaaatcatcaccaccgaaggcggcggcgcaaGCTACCACGACATTCTCGTGCCATGTTTCCCCTTGCCAGCCACGATCGGCGTCCCAGAAAAACCCGACATTCCCGTCCCTCCCAGACCGTTCCTCGCGAGAACGCTCTATGCCCCACGCCTCCCCGATATTCCAGATAAGCCCCCGAAAGAAGACGATCGCAGCCCCACCAACAATGacgacggtgacggtgacaAATGCCCCAAGCCTGAACTCCCCTCTTGGATCCAAaaattcctcctccccgtccgcCGCCCGCAAGCAGACTACGCCCAGCCCTCCCCCCGctacctctccctcctcaccaccggcgcaGCAGAACACGACCTCCCCCAAGACTACCAAGCCTACCTCCAATCCCTCCGGCCCTACACCGCAACCACCTGCCTCCAGAAACTCGGCCAGGTACTCTTCCTCAGCTTCTGGGCGCCCTGGGTCATAACAGCCATGTTTGGGGGTCGGTTGTTCAGTGACGAGAAGGGCAGGGCGCCCAAGTGGGTCGTGGCAGGGACGACGGTGTTGTTTAATATCGTCTGGGCAAGTTACGATTACGTCGCCAAGCCCATCTTTGGGGACGGGGAGAGGAcgctcgaggaggaggagacggacgGGCAGAGGAGTTGGGTCGGGGAacggtgggggagtgggagaagggagagggggacggTGGACGAGAGGAGAGTTCTGTTGGTGTAGGTCatggagatgaagagagTGAGAGTCCGAGGAAAGAAGTCCGAAGAGGGTGGATATCGAATATCATCCATCTTCCGAGGACCAAGACATCTCGGAAAGCCATAGGCTGACGCGAGCGTCAGTTCAGTTTCTGTATAAACAACAGTACATAGTGTCATCTCAAAGTATCCAAGTTTCTAGACAACGCTGGCGAGGAGTTTggagttttgtttttgtttttgttacTTGGACATATGCACTCAATGCCAGCAGAGACACATTTATCTCTCTTCTCCACCGATAAGCAATGCATTTTGATTCGCCCAAAGCAATTGTATATGTTTGTAGCCATGAACAATCCCTACTttcagaaaaaaagaggacAACATGTAGTCCATCATTATCCCGTTATGCCAGAGCCATATGCAAACTGTCAAACCTTTGTTGGTACAAGGTATGCATTTCCCAGTCCCCAGACCCGATACCAACCCGGTCCTTGCGGCCCCTCCTCTTACCCGCCTATAAGGCAGGTTAAATACATGTTATTTTTGACAGTACCAAAACTCAAAGACTCCCCATGAACCCCGCCCGTCCCTCATGCCTATGTCCTGGGTAAGAAAAAGATGACTTTTGAAACCTAATTCTTTCTGAAGAGGCTAGGAATGTCATTAACATTGACCTTGCCGTCCAGAATGCCGTCGACGAGCTTGAACAGAGGATACTTGTCCTCGATACCGCGCGCCCTCAAGAAGCTGCTGACTTCGCGCGAGGTCGAAATGCCCTGCAGCTTCTGCCCGTTGAGCTCCGTACGCTCAATCTCCTGAATGGACACTCCGCGCTCAACCGCCATCTTGGAGTACCGCCAGTTGCGGGCAGCGGTGCAGCTGACAATCATGTCACCCCACCCGGCACTCTCCTCCCAGAGCGTTGCTGGCTGGATGGTCTCGGGGTAGAACTCGCGAGCGAACTGGATGATCTCCAACATGCCACGACGCATGACGGCAGTCTTGGCAGTCATGTTCCAGCCGTGACCCTCCACAAAGCCACAGGCAATAGCGACGATGTTCTTGAGCGCACCGCCAAGTGAGACACCCACCACGTCAGACACCATCGAGACGGTGAAGTAAGGACGGCTGAAGAGTGTGTGAAGGACCTCGTGGTCCAGCGGGGGATAGTCTTCCGGGACGGGTGTGAGCTTCGTCTTGACAATCTGGCCACGAGAGTCGCGGTGCTCCTCGTAGGccccgttgccgttgccatTGGCTTGCCCGTTTCCGTTGGCCACGTGGCGGTCGCAAGGAGGTGTGTTGTAAGCAATGGTGGTCTCGCACCAGTTCTCGTTGGCGATTTCGCTGGCAATGTTGGCTCCGCTCAGGGCACCGCAATAAATCTCAAGCTGCTCGCCAATGAACTCGCAGATGAGTTCGATCTTGTCGTCGGTTACGGTCACACCCTTGATGCAGCTCACGCCGCGGGCATAGGGGAGGATCTTGCCCTTGAGTTGTCTGcagatgttgttgatgaactCGTGTGGAAAGTTGAAGATGAGAATGGTGGCGTCCTTGACAGCATCCTCGATGCTGGGGTTGGCGATGAGGTTGGTCGGCAGGTTAATGCCCTCGAGGTACTTTGTGTTTTGGTGCTTTGTGTTGATGACCTCGGTCAGGTTCCGAGTCTCGCCGTCAActctcaccttctcctcgtaCACCCACATCTGAACATCCTTCTCGAAAAAATCTGGGTGCTCGCTCGTGCTCTCAGCAATGACCTTGCCGACAGTGGTGCCCCAGTTTCCGGATCCAATCACTGCGACCTTGTGCTTGTGCGGAAAAGAGTCCGGTACGGTCATTTTGGCGGATTGAGAGTGTGTCGTACGGCGGTGAGACGGCtgctgcttgttgttgagagtgAGAGGGGCAGCTAATGACACAGCGATGTTGGAATAGCCAAGCGGTGGAGCAAGACCAAGAGGGTCTAGATTGCGGCAGCGGAGCGGGGttggacgaggagagggagcgacGCCGCAATGGTGATCGGGAttgctgaggaggtgagaTGAGAAAGCACGACTTTGCCGGCAAGTTCTGGCTTCGGGTGAGGGTCTGGCTTCGGCTTTGAGAATGGGGTACCGGGATGGGCCGCTATGCGAGTGGATATTCCGACAGGAAGAATGGGGCAGGTCCGGCGTCGAGCAAGGGAAGGGCGATAAGCGACAAGGCTTGGGAATGGAACAAGCAGCAGAGAAAATGGTCCGAAGCAGCAAGCGAGGGATGTTGGGACTCTTCTTGTAGTCCGCTAGTCGTAGTATCCTCATGAGCCAAAACAAAAGAGGCCGGGCGCGGGGACGGTGAgatggggcggggagggggggtctGGATTCAAATAGGGGACTTTTCAACTGtctctggctgctggctgtgTGTGTCTTTGTCAATCAGCTTGTGAACTGGTTCGATGACCGCCACTGGCCGGAAGTGCTGCGACGCGGTTGGCCCATTCCGAAAGGCATGACGCAAAGGGGGTTGCCAGGGAGGACTTAATTGGCAGAAAATTGTTCACCGCCTGCCTCTTTTCCCTTCCATTTTTATTTTAGGTCGTGGCTGACAGCTCAGCGCGAGCTTGTGATTGCGGGCCTTCCGTAACCACACACGGCTCGCCTCGGCCATCGCCGTTCAAACCTCCGTTCACCGAGGTCGCCAAGCCATCTCGGCCATAATCGACATACAGAATCTCTCATTCACCGAGGCTCTTATCAACATATCAGACCTTATCTCCGTGagggcctcctcctcgctctggAAATATCCTCACATTGATCACAAGACTCTGCCGAGGCTTGAAGAGCAACGGCTCCTGATAATGCGATAATTACCTGCCCATGCGCTGAGAATTTCTGCAATACAACCATGCCTCGGCCTTCAACACCAAGGCTGTTATCGCGAATACCACAGTGAATATGGCGATCGTTCCAATACGAGATGGTATCAACGGACCCCGGAGCACCGGATGCCGGCCCAGGACTTGAGCCGCATCACTTGGACGTCCGTGACAGAATCCCCTCGTGCTGTAGCCAGGGTCGGGCCGCTGCTTGGACGCCGGTGTTGCTGGGACATGCGTTTCTGCAGGATCAGTACCTACAGGATGAATGGGGCTTCAACATGCACATATGGTGGAAGTGCATAAGCTCGCTGCCAAACCATTCGCTTCTCGGGGTCGTCTGGAGTTTGTATATATAACACCACCGTTGGTACAGAATCAAagtggtggttgtcgagTCAGAACCATCACCGTTGGAGGTCATCAAGGTTCACCATCGGCTGGCCTCTGCGATTCTTTTGCGATCTCTCAGGTGTTGCTCAATCAGGCCTTTGTCGACTTCCGACTCTGGATTTTGCCTAGGGAATAGGGCTCTTGCATAGGTATCCTGTTCTCGCTTTATCATTGAAACAAAGATCGATACCACGATGCTATCGTTCCAACATTCCAAGATGTGTCTTCGGTTTCGGTCACCTATAAGAGTTCCGAACAGCTACCTGTCGTGAGGCTTGTATGTTGCCAAGATGCCGCCGAGGACATCAACAGATCAAGTTCCAGCCGCAGCAGGGGGGGCCACGGGGCGGGGGTCAACAAGCGGTCTGGACTCTACGGCGTGCAATTCGCCAAGCCCCTCGATTCTGCGTGATGTCATCGAACATGGGCGCTGAGATGCGCTAAAACATGCGGGGCACCGGGCGACGGCTCTCCTAATATTTCTCACTCCGgcctcgtcaccaccatcaccatcaggCGGAAACAACGTGGGATCATTCAAGGGGAACACGGAAAGCTCCTCCTATAGACAAGTGGATGGCAGTTTGACACGGGTTTTGACAAGCGGAACCACCGGAGCTCATGAAGGAGGCTCGCCACCTATCACAATGTTTTGGGATCAAACCAAAACTGCCCCGCTATCGAGTCTCAGGAGGCTCGAAGCACCCACCATTTATATAGGGAACGGGCGAAAACATCGGACTCTCTCGGTGTCGGTGCTCACCTTGGAGCGGGATGGAAGAGATTTTGCTTCAGGTGCCGCTCCGATCGGGCTTGATGGATAGGTTGGTGCCATTGAAAATTGAAACCAACAAGGACCCCGCCGGGCCGCACTGTCGGTTGCCCGCTTGTGCCTGTCAATCTGACGACATTACAGTATTCTTGGATATCGCAGGCCCATGCATAGGCCTACGAGCCGGGGCGTTCTGCGCCTTTGAACTTCCATTTCCGTCTTTTCTCTCCAAGCCTCTGGACAATCCCATGGGACCTGCAGGCTGCAGACAGCGGCGTAGGTTTCCAAGTGCCCTGTTATTGTGTGCTGCTCCCACAACCCCTGCCTCTCAGGAGGTTGAATAGGAATGGCTTCACCCCATCCATGCCTTCCAACTTTTCTGCATCTGCTTTCTTCCCTGCATAGAGACCCCATACCCTTACAGTGCTGCTGTTCCCTGCTTTTCAGCTCCAACGATCCAAACCCGCACGAAGCTGTCCGAGAACCACAGAACCAAGCTCCGCTAAGCTGCCGATTCCCTAGCGCCTCGCGATTGACACGCAGGCCAACCTAACCTTGGTGTCAGACGGTTCCGCCCACAGGTAGCGAACCAGCTTTCGACGTGGCTTGTCACGACAGGGTGTCGGACTACTTTTTCGAATCGTACTTAGCTCGGGGTAGAGCTCTCTCTGTGATGTCCTCGCGACTTCTGCGCTCTCTCTGCCTCTGTTTCTGTCTCATCTGGTGCTTTTCAgacagaagaaggaggtaGATCATCTGCCTTTTTGGCACCATTTGGACCCGACGCGGGGCAACGTCCATTACCATTGGTACCTTACGGATACCGTACCTCGACTA from Podospora pseudoanserina strain CBS 124.78 chromosome 1, whole genome shotgun sequence includes:
- a CDS encoding hypothetical protein (MEROPS:MER0064210; EggNog:ENOG503NUJ2; COG:S), translated to MGFRNSMARRFGDTLGSGSTQYLSYLTEALVTTEDVRSLRNDWLTDNNIAFWEEWLEREVLIKYPEAKIVLLRPSMTFLMMQSSDVRSIASALPNFDQITHIFLPVNDARDSTRSDLGSHWSLLLVSKIDGVAFHYDSLGGANYYEAQKCTDRLSKVLGQALRFYQMNDCPQQENSSDCGVYVCILMRHLLIKKLLNANATEKVSMSMAGKAVDSRSGRKEMMNIIESLRKEGERRRSASPFPSSSTPPRID
- a CDS encoding hypothetical protein (EggNog:ENOG503Q3CR; COG:S); the protein is MSPKAASTATGPLAPSNPETKEDTALWSLKHVQVLWSWAARPSKPTYPPISSIPPTPATRLLEADAVPTTGEPFPTEPILTRNAHHEPFKSNTVLYLAYGSNMCSKTFLGMRGIRPVSQINVSAPSLDLTFDLPGLPYREPCFANTALRKLPEPPKLPPKVPDMPDLPDPPKMPPFSSSNRQRRPINWTKGLVGVVYEVTAEDYAKIITTEGGGASYHDILVPCFPLPATIGVPEKPDIPVPPRPFLARTLYAPRLPDIPDKPPKEDDRSPTNNDDGDGDKCPKPELPSWIQKFLLPVRRPQADYAQPSPRYLSLLTTGAAEHDLPQDYQAYLQSLRPYTATTCLQKLGQVLFLSFWAPWVITAMFGGRLFSDEKGRAPKWVVAGTTVLFNIVWASYDYVAKPIFGDGERTLEEEETDGQRSWVGERWGSGRRERGTVDERRVLLV
- the GPD1 gene encoding glycerol-3-phosphate dehydrogenase (COG:C; EggNog:ENOG503NVN7); this encodes MRILRLADYKKSPNIPRLLLRTIFSAACSIPKPCRLSPFPCSTPDLPHSSCRNIHSHSGPSRYPILKAEARPSPEARTCRQSRAFSSHLLSNPDHHCGVAPSPRPTPLRCRNLDPLGLAPPLGYSNIAVSLAAPLTLNNKQQPSHRRTTHSQSAKMTVPDSFPHKHKVAVIGSGNWGTTVGKVIAESTSEHPDFFEKDVQMWVYEEKVRVDGETRNLTEVINTKHQNTKYLEGINLPTNLIANPSIEDAVKDATILIFNFPHEFINNICRQLKGKILPYARGVSCIKGVTVTDDKIELICEFIGEQLEIYCGALSGANIASEIANENWCETTIAYNTPPCDRHVANGNGQANGNGNGAYEEHRDSRGQIVKTKLTPVPEDYPPLDHEVLHTLFSRPYFTVSMVSDVVGVSLGGALKNIVAIACGFVEGHGWNMTAKTAVMRRGMLEIIQFAREFYPETIQPATLWEESAGWGDMIVSCTAARNWRYSKMAVERGVSIQEIERTELNGQKLQGISTSREVSSFLRARGIEDKYPLFKLVDGILDGKVNVNDIPSLFRKN